One window of Oreochromis niloticus isolate F11D_XX linkage group LG23, O_niloticus_UMD_NMBU, whole genome shotgun sequence genomic DNA carries:
- the clocka gene encoding circadian locomoter output cycles protein kaput: protein MTSSIDQDDSSIFDGLMEEDEKDKAKRVSRNKSEKKRRDQFNVLIKELGTMLPGNTRKMDKSTILQKSIDFLHKHKEIAAQSESTEIRQDWKPPFLSNEEFTQLMLEALDGFFLAIMADGNIIYVSESVTSLLEHLPSDLVDQNLLNFLPVGEHSEVYKALSSHVMEGETLTPEYLKTKNQLEFCCHMLRGTIDPKEPPVYEYVKFIGNFKSLNNVPNCTRNGFDGVIQRSLHSAFEDRVCLIATVRLAKPQFIKEMCTVEEPNEEFTSRHSLEWKFLFLDHRAPPIIGYLPFEVLGTSGYDYYHVDDLETLAKCHEHLMQYGKGKSCYYRFLTKGQQWIWLQTHYYITYHQWNSRPEFIVCTHTVVSYAEVRAEQRRELGIEESPPQITAEKQSQDSGSESQLNTFSLKEALERFDHSRTPSASSRSSRKSSHTAVSDPASSQMKLQGDRSTPGRQSVSAVEMTSQRRSSISSQQSMSSQNTGQNVASSMVSQQQPQQPQQQQQQQQQQQQQQQQQQQVQTNNQSMVQFSNQLEAMQHLKEQLEQRTRMIEANIQRQQDELRQIQDELQRVQGQSLQMFLQKGAGGLNVSSAQMAQGNGGQQGGTLSMQGQVVSAGSLQNSIQQQHAVQPPSQQQTLLREQSTALSQPQRSSHTLQPQQNPLPASLYNTMMIPQQSPANVVQIATSLAQNTGPNTPAVATFAQDRSAQIRFPAGPQLLTKLVTGQMTCGAVMVPTTMFMGQVVTAFAPQQGQTQTISISQQAPQQQQQQQQEQQIQPQSQVTTMQQGQAPLTQQQTQFLQAPRLLHGNQSTQLILQAAFPLQQQGTFTAPAQQQQQPHQTQQKQLQQKQQQQLAPHRADSLSDRSATQPQ, encoded by the exons ATGACCTCGAGCATTGACCA GGATGACAGTAGTATTTTTGATGGGTTAATGGAAGAAGATGAAAAGGACAAAGCAAAACG CGTGTCCCGTAACAAGTCTGAGAAGAAGCGCAGAGACCAGTTCAATGTCCTTATCAAGGAGTTGGGTACAATGCTGCCGGGCAACACCCGGAAGATGGACAAGTCCACTATTTTGCAGAAAAGTATCGACTttctgcacaaacacaaag AAATCGCAGCTCAGTCAGAGTCAACTGAGATCAGACAAGACTGGAAACCTCCTTTTCTTAGTAATGAAGAGTTCACTCAGCTGATGTTGGAG GCGTTAGATGGATTTTTCCTTGCAATTATGGCTGATGGGAATATAATCTATGTCTCTGAGAGTGTGACTTCCCTACTAGAACATTTACCT TCTGATCTTGTTGATCAGAACTTGTTAAATTTCTTGCCTGTGGGGGAGCATTCAGAGGTGTACAAGGCTCTGTCCTCTCATGTCATGGAAGGAGAAACATTGACACCTGAGTATCTTAAAA ctaAAAATCAGCTAGAGTTCTGTTGCCACATGCTCCGAGGGACAATCGACCCCAAAGAGCCCCCCGTGTATGAATATGTAAAGTTTATTGGAAACTTCAAGTCCCTGAATAATG TGCCTAACTGTACCCGAAATGGTTTCGATGGAGTGATCCAGCGATCACTTCACTCTGCCTTTGAAGACAGAGTGTGTCTCATAGCCACTGTGAGGCTAGCCAAACCACAGTTTATCAAG GAGATGTGCACAGTAGAAGAGCCTAATGAGGAATTTACCTCCAGACATAGTTTAGAGTGGAAATTTCTCTTCCTGGACCACAG AGCTCCGCCCATCATAGGTTACCTCCCATTTGAGGTCCTGGGTACATCAGGATATGACTACTATCATGTAGATGACCTTGAGACACTAGCCAAGTGTCACGAACACT TAATGCAATATGGGAAAGGAAAGTCCTGCTACTACAGATTCCTCACCAAAGGGCAGCAATGGATTTGGCTTCAGACTCATTACTACATTACTTATCACCAGTGGAACTCCAGGCCAGAGTTTATTGTCTGCACACACACGGTCGTAAG TTATGCTGAAGTAAGAGCAGAACAGCGCAGAGAGCTGGGAATTGAAGAATCACCACCTCAAATCACTGCTGAGAAG CAATCCCAGGATTCAGGCTCGGAGTCCCAGCTCAACACTTTTAGCTTGAAAGAAGCCTTAGAGCGATTTGACCACAGTCGGACCCCATCGGCCTCGTCTCGCAGCTCGCGTAAATCCTCCCACACGGCTGTGTCTGACCCAGCCT CATCACAAATGAAGCTTCAGGGAGATAGGAGTACACCAGGTCGCCAGTCGGTCTCTGCCGTGGAGATGACATCACAACGGAGATCATCTATCAGCAGTCAG CAGTCGATGAGTTCCCAAAATACAGGACAGAACGTGGCGTCATCCATGGTTTCACAACAACAGCCGCAGCagccacaacagcagcagcagcaacagcaacagcaacaacaacagcaacagcagcagcaacaagtTCAGACCAACAATCAA TCAATGGTGCAGTTCTCCAACCAGTTAGAAGCCATGCAGCACCTGAAAGAGCAGCTGGAGCAGAGGACCAGGATGATCGAGGCCAACATTCAGCGGCAGCAGGATGAGCTGCGGCAGATCCAGGACGAGCTACAGAGGGTGCAGGGACAGAGTCTGCAG ATGTTCCTGCAGAAAGGGGCTGGAGGACTAAATGTGAGCTCTGCACAGATGGCCCAGGGGAATGGTGGGCAGCAGGGGGGTACACTCAGCATGCAGGGCCAGGTGGTTTCCGCAGGGTCTCTGCAAAACAGCATACAGCAACAACATGCTGTCCAGCCCCCATCCCAGCAGCAAACACTCCTACGGGAACAGAGCACAGCACTCTCGCAG CCTCAGAGGTCGTCGCACACGCTGCAGCCTCAACAGAATCCACTGCCTGCATCTCTCTACAACACGATGATGATCCCTCAGCAAAGTCCTGCTAATGTGGTTCAGATTGCCACAAGCCTGGCACAGAATACTGGACCCAACACTCCTGCCGTGGCAACATTTGCACAGGACCGTTCGGCTCAGATTAG GTTTCCTGCAGGCCCCCAGCTGCTCACCAAGCTGGTGACAGGGCAGATGACATGTGGGGCAGTCATGGTCCCCACAACCATGTTTATGGGTCAAGTGGTGACGGCCTTTGCACCCCAGCAGGGCCAGACGCAGACAATTAGCATTTCTCAACAGGCGccgcagcagcaacagcagcaacagcaggagCAACAGATTCAGCCACAGTCTCAGGTCACAACCATGCAGCAAGGGCAGGCTCCACTGACCCAGCAGCAAACGCAGTTCCTACAG GCTCCTCGACTCCTTCATGGAAACCAGTCCACCCAGCTGATCCTGCAGGCAGCATTCCCTTTGCAGCAGCAGGGTACCTTCACTGCACCAgcccaacagcagcagcaaccgCATCAAACACAGCAGAAGCAGTTACAACagaagcagcaacagcagctggCTCCTCACAGAGCAGATAGTTTGTCTGACCGCTCAGCGACACAGCCGCAGTAA